The following are encoded together in the Halomonas halophila genome:
- a CDS encoding DUF3080 family protein, with amino-acid sequence MRIPRPDRPSLGALLIGLVALAGCGEGPAETRLADYQRGLAESLDLPAPERTAPDNIGDFPGPEARLFEIPETREGMLDVFALRGCHIANLVAERNNQLGKVAAPSQRWLYELALWRRLSGCWNTEVPQTLGDDHRARLERLTRLKTGQLPRASWNALFASEEWIDSFSRASSPLPPESLDEVDAQLPALAYLRETTLHQFDRDWVPDSATLEGHLKTLRDRPLTAELLRALMLAERRLTEGSDLLETALADDHCPAPAAGAFEASMPPSLTSWLDSLTQASRHWLTAIQRLLEAQKVAPRPAIERYRERWLSRETPGAPWPALQAARRHHQALRAELARRCR; translated from the coding sequence ATGAGGATTCCACGCCCCGACCGGCCTAGCCTCGGCGCGCTGCTGATCGGCCTTGTGGCCCTCGCCGGCTGCGGCGAAGGGCCCGCCGAGACGCGGCTCGCCGACTACCAGCGGGGGCTGGCCGAGTCGCTCGATCTGCCCGCGCCGGAGCGCACCGCGCCCGACAATATCGGCGACTTCCCCGGCCCCGAGGCGCGATTGTTCGAGATCCCCGAGACCCGCGAGGGGATGCTCGACGTCTTCGCCCTGCGCGGCTGCCATATCGCCAACCTGGTCGCCGAACGCAACAACCAGCTGGGCAAGGTGGCCGCGCCCAGCCAGCGCTGGCTCTACGAGCTGGCTCTGTGGCGCCGCCTGAGCGGCTGCTGGAACACCGAGGTGCCACAAACGCTCGGCGACGACCACCGGGCCCGGCTGGAGCGGCTCACCCGGCTCAAGACCGGGCAGCTGCCCCGGGCCAGCTGGAACGCCCTGTTCGCCTCGGAGGAGTGGATCGACAGTTTCTCCCGGGCCAGCTCGCCGCTGCCGCCGGAGTCTCTGGACGAGGTCGATGCCCAGCTGCCGGCACTTGCCTACCTGCGCGAGACCACCCTGCACCAGTTCGATCGCGACTGGGTGCCGGATTCCGCCACCCTGGAAGGGCATCTCAAAACGCTGCGTGACCGGCCGTTGACCGCCGAGCTGCTGCGCGCCCTGATGCTCGCGGAACGACGCCTGACGGAAGGCTCCGACCTGCTGGAGACGGCACTGGCCGACGACCACTGCCCTGCCCCGGCGGCCGGTGCCTTCGAGGCATCGATGCCTCCTTCCCTGACGAGCTGGCTCGATAGCCTGACGCAGGCCTCCCGACACTGGCTCACGGCCATTCAACGCCTGCTGGAGGCCCAGAAGGTGGCGCCACGCCCGGCCATCGAACGCTACCGGGAGCGCTGGCTATCGCGGGAAACGCCCGGAGCGCCCTGGCCCGCCCTCCAGGCGGCTCGCCGGCATCACCAGGCGCTGCGCGCCGAGCTGGCACGACGCTGCCGCTGA
- a CDS encoding DUF2721 domain-containing protein, with translation MTLTTPALLFPAISLLLLAYTNRFLTLAQLIRKLAEEDRDTHHEVAARQILMLRKRITLTKRMQMAGVSSFLLCTLSMFALFLSLTLLGMVLFGISLITLSVSLCFSLWEVKISTNALNVQLQDLEVLNRHRASGAAGERDDSDDTPRDL, from the coding sequence TTGACGCTGACCACACCGGCCCTGCTGTTTCCGGCCATTTCCCTGCTGCTGCTGGCCTATACCAATCGCTTCCTGACCCTGGCACAGCTGATTCGCAAGCTCGCCGAGGAGGATCGGGATACCCACCATGAGGTGGCCGCCCGTCAGATCCTGATGCTGCGCAAGCGCATCACCCTGACCAAACGCATGCAGATGGCAGGGGTGTCGAGTTTCCTGCTGTGCACACTGTCGATGTTCGCGCTGTTCCTGTCGCTCACCCTGCTGGGCATGGTGCTGTTCGGCATCAGCCTGATCACGCTCTCGGTCTCGTTGTGCTTCTCCCTGTGGGAGGTGAAGATCTCGACCAACGCCTTGAACGTTCAGCTCCAGGACCTGGAAGTCCTCAATCGTCATCGCGCCTCCGGCGCGGCCGGCGAGCGTGACGACAGCGACGATACGCCGCGCGACTTGTGA
- the tusA gene encoding sulfurtransferase TusA yields MVDSPDSLPTCQAELDTTGLYCPEPIMLMHNKVRDMASGEVLKVVASDPATTRDVPKFCSFLGHELLAQEERDGHYLYYIRLG; encoded by the coding sequence ATGGTTGATTCCCCGGACTCCCTGCCAACCTGCCAGGCCGAACTGGACACCACCGGGCTCTACTGCCCCGAGCCCATCATGCTGATGCACAACAAGGTGCGGGACATGGCGTCGGGCGAGGTGCTCAAGGTGGTGGCCAGCGATCCGGCAACCACCCGGGACGTACCCAAGTTCTGCAGCTTCCTGGGCCACGAGCTGCTGGCCCAGGAAGAGCGCGACGGCCACTACCTCTACTACATCCGCCTGGGCTGA
- a CDS encoding BCCT family transporter, with amino-acid sequence MSESQAHATSSTPSAVRRLGDPVVLGVSIGFILGFIALSLYDVNMVADGIAAGFAWTARTLGSYFQWLLLLTFLVAMGLVFSPAASAKVGNLDAPEMSTFKWLSIIMCTLLAGGGVFFAAGEPVYHFVVTPPAFDTEAGTAEAIAGALAQSFMHWGFLAWAVLGSLTAVVLAHAHYVRGLPLQPRTLLTPVLGERVMHGWFGGVVDGLCVIAVVAGTVGPIGFLATQVSFGLHELFGLPEGYGTQLVILIGLGAVYVSSAMTGVHRGIQWLSRFNVILALVIAAVIFLFGPTRFLVNAFTQGFGEYLNAFFPMATMTTQTAPAWWMQWWTVFFFAWFIGYGPLMAIFVARISRGRTIRQMILAVAVMAPIATTIWFTLLGGSGIHYQLTGAIDLTSALNDFQFDVATLTVAQALPGGSLMALAILVLTTIFVATTGDSMSYAISVVGAGHDAPNVFVRAFWGIAMALMAAILLYMGAGQISALQQFIVITAIPVSLVLLPSLWTGPQAAMAMAREQGIVADPRRT; translated from the coding sequence ATGAGTGAATCTCAAGCCCACGCGACGAGTTCCACGCCTTCCGCCGTCAGGCGGCTGGGAGATCCAGTCGTGCTCGGCGTCAGCATCGGCTTCATCCTGGGCTTCATCGCCCTGTCGCTGTATGACGTCAACATGGTGGCCGACGGCATCGCCGCCGGTTTCGCCTGGACCGCCAGGACGCTGGGCAGCTATTTCCAATGGCTGCTGCTGCTGACCTTCCTGGTGGCGATGGGGCTGGTCTTTTCACCGGCGGCCAGCGCCAAGGTCGGTAACCTGGACGCGCCCGAGATGAGCACCTTCAAGTGGCTGTCGATCATCATGTGCACGCTGCTGGCCGGGGGAGGAGTGTTCTTCGCCGCGGGCGAGCCGGTCTATCACTTCGTGGTCACGCCACCGGCCTTCGACACCGAGGCCGGCACCGCCGAGGCGATCGCCGGCGCCCTGGCGCAGTCCTTCATGCACTGGGGCTTTCTGGCCTGGGCGGTGCTGGGCTCGCTGACCGCCGTGGTCCTGGCCCATGCTCACTACGTGCGCGGCCTTCCCCTGCAGCCACGCACCCTGCTGACCCCGGTGCTCGGCGAGCGCGTGATGCACGGCTGGTTCGGCGGCGTGGTGGATGGCCTGTGCGTGATCGCCGTGGTGGCGGGCACCGTGGGGCCGATCGGCTTCCTGGCGACCCAGGTGAGTTTCGGCCTGCACGAGCTGTTCGGGCTGCCGGAAGGCTATGGCACCCAGCTGGTGATCCTGATCGGCCTGGGCGCGGTCTACGTGAGTTCGGCCATGACCGGTGTCCATCGCGGCATCCAGTGGCTGAGCCGGTTCAACGTGATCCTGGCGCTGGTCATCGCGGCGGTCATCTTCCTGTTCGGCCCGACCCGGTTTCTGGTCAACGCCTTCACCCAGGGCTTCGGCGAGTATCTGAATGCGTTCTTCCCCATGGCCACCATGACCACCCAGACCGCGCCGGCCTGGTGGATGCAGTGGTGGACGGTGTTCTTCTTCGCCTGGTTCATCGGCTACGGCCCGCTGATGGCGATTTTCGTGGCGCGCATCTCCCGGGGCCGCACCATCCGGCAGATGATCCTGGCCGTGGCCGTCATGGCGCCCATCGCCACCACGATCTGGTTCACCCTGCTGGGGGGCTCGGGGATCCACTATCAGCTGACCGGAGCCATCGACCTCACCTCGGCGCTCAACGACTTTCAGTTCGACGTCGCCACCCTGACCGTGGCCCAGGCCTTGCCGGGCGGATCGCTGATGGCGCTGGCGATCCTGGTGCTGACGACCATCTTCGTCGCCACTACCGGCGATTCCATGAGCTACGCGATCTCGGTGGTCGGCGCCGGGCATGATGCGCCGAACGTCTTCGTGCGGGCCTTCTGGGGCATCGCCATGGCGCTGATGGCGGCGATTCTGCTGTACATGGGAGCCGGTCAGATCAGCGCGCTGCAGCAATTCATCGTCATCACCGCGATTCCGGTCTCGCTGGTGCTGCTGCCCTCGCTGTGGACGGGCCCCCAGGCGGCCATGGCCATGGCGAGGGAGCAGGGCATCGTCGCCGACCCGCGGCGTACCTGA
- a CDS encoding MATE family efflux transporter, with protein sequence MAQFIPRLLATTRTETRPLIRLALPICGAQLAQAAMSTVDVMMTGRLSATDLAAVSVGSSLWMPLMLLMTGTLMGLTPVVAQLLGAERRDGIRLQVHQALWIGLVMGVIAAVLLWTAVMPVFHLMEVPEAVAERAAGYLGAVALGLPAVGLFMALRAFSDGMNHTRPALWISLLGLAVNVPSNYLLIYGGPGLEALLGGWLPTPITALPALGAVGCGIATALSMWVMCLAMVAYTRRSRAYGDVELWHSPTPPRWRPILELLYVGVPIGLAIFMEVTLFTLIALFIASLGEVVVAAHQVALNYTGLLFMLPLSLGMALTVRVGNVLGQGRPEAARLVAWNGMLIALAVALFNCLLLWFTAEPVIGFYTHDPAVARLTLSLVGLAMIYQISDSLQANLAGALRGYKDTRIIMVITLVAFWLVGLGGGHWLGDHGLFGLVEPLEVYGYWIGLVAGLTVAALLLGERLRRRSKAVIDEDSTPRPA encoded by the coding sequence TTGGCCCAGTTCATTCCTCGGCTGCTCGCCACCACACGCACGGAAACCCGCCCGCTGATTCGCCTGGCGCTGCCGATCTGCGGCGCCCAGCTCGCCCAGGCCGCCATGAGCACGGTGGACGTGATGATGACCGGGCGGCTCAGCGCCACCGACCTGGCCGCCGTCTCGGTGGGTTCCAGCCTGTGGATGCCGCTGATGCTGCTGATGACCGGCACCCTCATGGGCCTGACCCCGGTGGTAGCGCAGCTGCTCGGCGCCGAACGCCGGGACGGCATTCGCCTGCAGGTGCACCAGGCGCTGTGGATCGGCCTGGTGATGGGCGTGATCGCGGCGGTACTCCTGTGGACGGCGGTGATGCCGGTATTTCACCTGATGGAGGTGCCCGAGGCGGTGGCCGAGCGCGCCGCGGGCTATCTGGGCGCCGTGGCCCTGGGGCTGCCGGCGGTGGGACTGTTCATGGCGTTACGCGCCTTCTCCGACGGCATGAATCATACCCGCCCGGCGCTGTGGATCAGCCTGCTGGGGCTCGCCGTCAACGTCCCCAGCAACTACCTGCTGATCTACGGTGGCCCGGGGCTCGAAGCCCTGCTGGGCGGCTGGCTGCCGACACCGATCACGGCCCTGCCGGCACTGGGGGCGGTGGGCTGCGGCATCGCCACCGCGCTGTCGATGTGGGTGATGTGCCTGGCCATGGTCGCCTACACCCGGCGCAGCCGAGCCTATGGCGACGTCGAGCTGTGGCACTCGCCGACGCCACCGCGGTGGCGGCCGATCCTGGAGCTGCTCTACGTGGGCGTGCCGATCGGCCTGGCGATCTTCATGGAGGTGACGCTGTTCACGCTGATCGCGCTGTTCATCGCCAGCCTCGGCGAGGTCGTGGTGGCGGCGCACCAGGTGGCCCTGAACTACACCGGCCTGCTGTTCATGCTGCCGCTGTCGCTGGGCATGGCATTGACGGTGCGGGTCGGCAACGTCCTGGGTCAGGGACGTCCCGAGGCCGCGCGCCTGGTGGCATGGAATGGCATGCTGATCGCCCTCGCGGTGGCGCTGTTCAACTGTCTGCTGCTGTGGTTCACCGCCGAGCCGGTGATCGGCTTCTACACCCACGACCCGGCCGTCGCGCGGCTGACCCTGTCGCTGGTGGGCCTGGCCATGATCTACCAGATCTCGGACTCGCTGCAGGCCAACCTGGCCGGCGCGCTGCGTGGCTACAAGGACACCAGGATCATCATGGTGATCACCCTGGTCGCCTTCTGGCTGGTCGGCCTCGGCGGCGGCCACTGGCTCGGCGACCATGGCCTGTTCGGCCTGGTGGAGCCGCTCGAGGTCTATGGTTACTGGATCGGGCTGGTGGCCGGGCTGACGGTCGCCGCCCTGCTGCTGGGCGAACGCCTGAGACGACGGAGCAAGGCAGTCATCGATGAGGATTCCACGCCCCGACCGGCCTAG
- the acnD gene encoding Fe/S-dependent 2-methylisocitrate dehydratase AcnD, with protein sequence MNTDYRKPLPGTGLDYFDTREAVETIRPGAYDTLTYTARVLTEQLVRRCEPGLRDAALEQIIDGKRDLDFPWYPARVVCHDILGQTALVDLAGLRDAIAERGGDPAKVNPVVPTQLIVDHSLAVEHAGFEKDAFEQNRAVEDRRNEDRFDFIDWTRTAFENVDVIPAGNGIMHQINLEKMSPVVQARDGVAFPDTCVGTDSHTPHIDCLGVIAIGVGGLEAETVMLGRPSMMRLPDIVGVRLTGQRKPGITATDIVLAITEFLRNERVVGAYLEFFGEGAASLTIGDRATISNMTPEYGASAAMFYIDDQTLDYLRLTGREPEQVALVEQYARTAGLWADDLAGAEYERVLEFDLSGVERNLAGPSNPHRRLPTSALHDRGIAVDYDKAQEEEKEGKMPDGAVIIAAITSCTNTSNPRNVVAAGLLAKKANALGLVRKPWVKSSFAPGSKVARLYLEEAGLLPELERLGFGIVAYACTTCNGMSGALDPKIQQEIIDRDLYSTAVLSGNRNFDGRIHPYAKQAFLASPPLVVAYAIAGTVRFDIEQDALGFDPDGQPITLKDLWPSDEEIDAIVGEYVKPEQFREVYIPMFDLDAVEAAESPLYDWRPQSTYIRRPPYWEGTMAAERGLKGMRPLAILPDNITTDHLSPSNAIMADSAAGEYLTKMGLPEEDFNSYATHRGDHLTAQRATLANPKLFNEMVRDEAGEVIQGSLARIEPEGKVTRMWEAIEAYMARRQPLIIIAGADYGQGSSRDWAAKGVALAGVEAIVAEGFERIHRTNLIGMGVMPLQFEPGTTRHTLSLDGTETYDVEGEPAPGATLTLVIHRAAGERTEESERVPVICRLDTAEEVSIYKAGGVLQRFAEDFLEGEESEEATHA encoded by the coding sequence ATGAATACCGATTACCGCAAGCCCCTGCCCGGCACCGGGCTGGACTACTTCGATACCCGCGAGGCGGTCGAGACGATTCGCCCCGGCGCCTATGACACCCTGACCTACACCGCCCGGGTGCTGACCGAGCAGCTGGTGCGCCGCTGCGAGCCGGGCCTGCGCGACGCCGCCCTCGAGCAGATCATCGACGGCAAGCGCGACCTGGACTTTCCCTGGTACCCGGCCCGGGTGGTCTGTCACGACATCCTCGGCCAGACGGCGCTGGTCGACCTGGCCGGGCTGCGTGACGCCATCGCCGAGCGCGGCGGCGACCCGGCCAAGGTCAATCCGGTGGTGCCGACCCAGCTGATCGTCGACCATTCCCTGGCCGTGGAGCATGCCGGCTTCGAGAAGGATGCCTTCGAGCAGAACCGGGCGGTGGAGGATCGCCGCAACGAGGATCGCTTCGACTTCATCGACTGGACGCGCACCGCCTTCGAGAACGTCGACGTTATCCCCGCCGGCAACGGCATCATGCACCAGATCAACCTGGAGAAGATGTCGCCGGTGGTACAGGCACGCGACGGCGTGGCCTTCCCGGATACCTGCGTCGGCACCGACAGTCACACCCCGCACATCGACTGCCTGGGGGTGATCGCCATCGGCGTCGGCGGCCTCGAGGCCGAGACCGTCATGTTGGGTCGCCCCTCGATGATGCGCCTGCCCGATATCGTCGGCGTGCGGCTGACCGGCCAGCGCAAGCCCGGCATCACCGCCACCGACATCGTGCTGGCGATCACCGAGTTCCTGCGCAACGAGCGGGTGGTGGGGGCCTATCTGGAGTTCTTCGGTGAGGGCGCGGCGAGCCTGACCATCGGCGACCGTGCCACCATCTCCAACATGACGCCGGAATACGGGGCCTCGGCGGCGATGTTCTACATCGACGACCAGACCCTCGACTATCTCAGGCTGACCGGCCGCGAGCCGGAGCAGGTGGCGCTGGTCGAGCAGTACGCCAGGACCGCCGGCCTGTGGGCCGATGACCTGGCCGGCGCCGAGTACGAGCGGGTGCTGGAGTTCGACCTCTCCGGCGTGGAGCGCAACCTGGCAGGTCCCTCCAATCCGCACCGTCGCCTGCCGACCAGCGCGCTGCACGACCGCGGCATCGCCGTCGACTACGACAAGGCACAGGAAGAGGAGAAGGAGGGCAAGATGCCCGATGGCGCGGTGATCATCGCCGCCATCACCAGCTGCACCAACACGTCGAATCCGCGCAACGTGGTGGCCGCCGGCCTGCTGGCGAAGAAGGCCAACGCGCTGGGCCTCGTGCGCAAGCCCTGGGTGAAGTCGTCCTTTGCGCCGGGGTCCAAGGTCGCGCGCCTCTACCTGGAAGAGGCCGGTCTGCTGCCCGAGCTGGAGAGGCTCGGCTTCGGCATCGTCGCCTACGCCTGCACCACCTGTAACGGCATGTCCGGGGCCCTGGACCCGAAGATCCAGCAGGAGATCATCGACCGCGATCTCTATTCCACCGCCGTGCTGTCCGGCAACCGCAACTTCGACGGGCGCATTCATCCCTATGCCAAGCAGGCCTTCCTGGCCTCGCCGCCGCTGGTGGTGGCCTACGCCATCGCCGGGACGGTGCGCTTCGATATCGAGCAGGACGCGCTGGGCTTCGATCCCGACGGCCAGCCGATCACCCTCAAGGACCTGTGGCCCTCGGACGAGGAGATCGACGCCATCGTCGGCGAGTACGTCAAGCCGGAGCAGTTCCGCGAGGTCTATATCCCGATGTTCGATCTCGACGCGGTGGAAGCCGCCGAGAGCCCGCTCTATGACTGGCGCCCGCAGAGTACCTATATCCGCCGGCCGCCCTACTGGGAAGGCACCATGGCGGCCGAGCGTGGGCTCAAGGGCATGCGGCCGCTGGCGATACTGCCGGACAACATCACCACCGATCATCTGTCGCCGTCCAACGCCATCATGGCCGACAGCGCCGCCGGCGAGTACCTGACGAAGATGGGCCTGCCGGAAGAGGACTTCAATTCCTACGCCACCCACCGCGGTGACCATCTCACCGCCCAACGTGCGACGCTGGCGAATCCCAAGCTGTTCAACGAGATGGTGCGCGACGAAGCGGGCGAGGTGATCCAGGGCTCGCTGGCGCGGATCGAGCCGGAAGGGAAGGTCACCCGCATGTGGGAGGCCATCGAGGCCTACATGGCACGTCGCCAGCCGCTGATCATCATCGCCGGCGCCGACTATGGCCAGGGCTCGTCGCGGGACTGGGCGGCCAAGGGCGTGGCGCTCGCCGGCGTGGAGGCGATCGTCGCCGAGGGCTTCGAGCGCATTCACCGCACCAATCTCATCGGCATGGGCGTGATGCCGCTGCAGTTCGAGCCCGGCACCACCCGTCATACGCTGTCGCTCGACGGCACCGAGACCTATGACGTGGAGGGCGAACCCGCGCCGGGCGCGACGCTGACGCTGGTGATTCATCGTGCCGCTGGCGAGCGTACGGAAGAGAGCGAGCGCGTGCCGGTGATCTGCCGCCTGGATACCGCCGAGGAAGTCTCCATTTACAAGGCTGGCGGCGTGCTGCAGCGCTTCGCCGAGGACTTCCTGGAAGGGGAAGAGAGCGAGGAGGCGACCCACGCATGA
- the prpF gene encoding 2-methylaconitate cis-trans isomerase PrpF translates to MTQIRIPATYMRGGTSKGVFFRLDDLPEAARVPGVARDALLLRVIGSPDPYGKQIDGMGGATSSTSKTVILSKSERPDHDVDYLFGQVSIDAPFVDWSGNCGNLSSAVGSFAIASGLVDPERLPRDGIAEVRIWQANIGKTLVGHVPMRGGEVQETGDFELDGVTFPAAEVAVDFMDPADGEGAMFPTGNVVDELEVPGIGTLQATLIDAGIPTVFVEAAAIGYTGTELQEAINNDAEALARLEAIRTQGALRMGLIARPEEAAQRQHTPKVAFVAPPADYVASSGKAVSAEDIDLLVRAMSMGKLHHAMMGTAAVAIASAAAVPGTLVNLAAGGGERTSVCFGHPSGTLRVGAEARQAGSGWTALKATMSRSARVLMEGFVRVPEDSF, encoded by the coding sequence ATGACCCAGATTCGCATTCCCGCCACCTATATGCGTGGCGGCACCAGCAAGGGCGTGTTCTTCCGCCTGGACGACCTGCCCGAGGCCGCTCGAGTGCCCGGAGTGGCACGCGATGCGCTGCTGCTGCGCGTGATCGGCAGCCCCGATCCCTATGGCAAGCAGATCGACGGCATGGGCGGGGCGACCTCGAGCACCAGCAAGACGGTGATCCTGTCGAAGAGCGAGCGTCCCGATCACGACGTCGACTACCTGTTCGGCCAGGTGTCCATCGACGCGCCCTTCGTCGACTGGAGTGGCAACTGCGGCAATCTCTCGTCGGCCGTGGGGTCCTTCGCCATCGCCAGTGGCCTGGTCGATCCCGAGCGCCTGCCGCGAGACGGCATCGCCGAGGTGCGCATCTGGCAGGCCAACATCGGCAAGACCCTCGTTGGCCACGTGCCGATGCGGGGCGGCGAGGTCCAGGAGACCGGCGACTTCGAACTCGATGGCGTCACCTTCCCGGCCGCCGAGGTGGCGGTGGACTTCATGGATCCCGCGGACGGGGAGGGCGCCATGTTTCCCACCGGCAACGTGGTCGACGAGCTCGAGGTGCCGGGTATCGGCACGTTGCAAGCGACCCTGATCGACGCCGGCATTCCTACCGTCTTCGTCGAGGCGGCGGCCATCGGCTATACCGGCACCGAGCTGCAGGAGGCGATCAACAATGACGCCGAGGCGCTGGCGCGCCTCGAGGCGATCCGCACCCAGGGCGCGTTGCGCATGGGGCTGATCGCCCGGCCCGAGGAAGCGGCGCAGCGTCAGCATACGCCCAAGGTGGCCTTCGTGGCGCCGCCGGCCGACTATGTCGCCTCCAGCGGCAAGGCCGTATCCGCGGAGGATATCGACCTGCTGGTGCGGGCGATGTCCATGGGCAAGCTGCATCACGCCATGATGGGGACCGCCGCGGTGGCCATCGCCAGTGCGGCGGCGGTGCCGGGCACCCTGGTGAATCTCGCCGCCGGCGGCGGCGAGCGTACCTCGGTATGCTTCGGCCATCCCTCCGGCACGCTGCGGGTGGGCGCCGAGGCACGTCAGGCGGGCAGTGGCTGGACGGCGCTCAAGGCCACCATGAGCCGCAGCGCGCGCGTGCTGATGGAAGGATTCGTTCGAGTGCCAGAGGATAGCTTCTAG
- the rlmM gene encoding 23S rRNA (cytidine(2498)-2'-O)-methyltransferase RlmM gives MIPQQLLFYCRPGFESDLAAEIAIKAAALGWQGYPLAQPQSGHVRFVLTDERPANALHRDLPLASLVFARQSLVALAPLEGLSREDRLSPIVEQVVASGWNFESLWQETPDTNDAKALAGLIKALQRPLESILKKRGALRRKAGGRRLHLLWTDGDRVQLGMSFPGNRSEQPGGIRRLRFPHDAPSRSTLKLEEAWHEFVPRDQWETRLAEGMQAADLGAAPGGWTWQLVQRGMQVYAIDNGPMDRGLMATGLVEHLREDGFVWAPPMRLDWLVCDIVDKPARVIDMVERWLVKRWCREAVFNLKLPMKRRWEAVSEGLARLDRSLAEAGVHAEIACRHLYHDREEVTVHVRLLN, from the coding sequence ATGATCCCCCAGCAGCTGCTGTTCTATTGCCGCCCCGGCTTCGAGTCCGACCTGGCCGCCGAGATCGCCATCAAGGCGGCCGCCCTCGGCTGGCAGGGCTACCCCCTGGCCCAGCCCCAGTCCGGCCATGTCCGCTTCGTGCTGACCGACGAACGTCCCGCCAACGCCCTGCATCGCGATCTGCCACTGGCGTCGCTGGTCTTCGCCCGGCAGAGCCTGGTCGCCCTGGCGCCGCTGGAGGGGCTGTCCCGGGAAGATCGCCTCTCGCCGATCGTCGAGCAGGTGGTGGCCAGCGGCTGGAACTTCGAGTCGCTGTGGCAGGAAACGCCGGACACCAACGACGCCAAGGCGCTGGCCGGGCTGATCAAGGCGCTTCAGCGTCCGCTGGAATCGATCCTCAAGAAGCGTGGCGCCTTGCGCCGCAAGGCGGGCGGTCGACGCTTGCATCTGCTGTGGACCGACGGCGACCGGGTCCAGCTGGGCATGAGCTTCCCCGGTAACCGCAGCGAGCAGCCGGGTGGCATCCGCCGCCTGCGCTTTCCCCACGATGCGCCCAGCCGCTCGACCCTCAAGCTCGAGGAGGCCTGGCACGAATTCGTGCCGCGGGACCAGTGGGAGACGCGCCTGGCCGAGGGCATGCAGGCGGCGGATCTCGGCGCGGCACCGGGCGGCTGGACCTGGCAGCTGGTGCAGCGCGGCATGCAGGTCTATGCCATCGACAACGGCCCCATGGACCGCGGTCTGATGGCGACCGGACTGGTCGAGCACCTGCGCGAGGACGGTTTCGTCTGGGCCCCGCCGATGCGTCTGGACTGGCTGGTCTGTGACATCGTCGACAAACCGGCGAGGGTGATCGACATGGTCGAGCGCTGGCTGGTGAAGCGCTGGTGTCGCGAGGCGGTGTTCAACCTGAAGCTGCCGATGAAGCGGCGCTGGGAGGCGGTGTCGGAGGGACTGGCCCGTCTCGATCGCTCACTGGCGGAGGCAGGGGTGCACGCCGAGATCGCGTGCCGACACCTCTATCACGATCGCGAAGAGGTGACGGTCCACGTCCGGCTGCTCAACTGA
- a CDS encoding antibiotic biosynthesis monooxygenase family protein: MIKIIIERRIMPGLEEEYEQVAREAMRQVLGAPGFGGGESLVEMGHEDRRMVITKWRDLRAWQEWRDSEQRARVMQDLYPLLTEEERIRLYTLSY, from the coding sequence ATGATCAAGATCATTATCGAGCGCCGTATCATGCCCGGGCTGGAGGAAGAATACGAGCAGGTCGCCCGCGAAGCCATGCGTCAGGTGCTCGGGGCCCCGGGCTTCGGCGGCGGCGAAAGCCTGGTCGAGATGGGGCATGAGGACAGGCGTATGGTGATCACCAAGTGGCGCGACCTGCGCGCCTGGCAGGAGTGGCGCGACAGCGAACAGCGCGCCCGGGTCATGCAGGACCTCTACCCGCTGCTCACCGAGGAGGAACGCATTCGCCTCTATACCCTCAGCTACTGA